A window of Juglans regia cultivar Chandler chromosome 7, Walnut 2.0, whole genome shotgun sequence contains these coding sequences:
- the LOC109005674 gene encoding cation/H(+) antiporter 19 translates to MATNTTSTTVCPAPMKATSNGSFQGESPLDFALPLAILQICLVVALTRVLAFLLRPLRQPRVIAEIIGGVLLGPSALGRNQKFLHTVFPAKSMTVLDTLANIGLLYFLFLVGLELDLRSIRRTGSKALAIAVAGISLPFILGIGTSFALRSTISKGVPQAPFLVFMGVAMSITAFPVLARILAELKLLTTDIGRIAMSAAAVNDVAAWILLALAIALSGSNSSPLVSLWVLLCGTAFVLFAIFFLKPALALMARRSPEGEPIKELYICITLSLVLAAGFVTDTIGIHALFGAFVVGIVVPKDGSFGRVLTEKIEDLVSGLFLPLYFASSGLKTNVATISGGLSWGLLVLVICTACFGKILGTTTISMIFKVPFREALTLGFLMNTKGLVELIVLNIGKDRKVLNDQTFAIMVMMALFTTFITTPIVTAIYKPARKGAPYKHRTVHRKDPETDLRMLACFHSTRNIPTLINLIESSRGIRKRGRLFIYAMHLMELSERSSAISMVHKARINGLPFWNNKREDTDQMVIAFEAYGQLSSVTVRPMTAISSLDNIHEDICTSAHQKRVAMVLLPFHKHQRLDGAMESLGGSFHKLNERVLRHAPCSVGILVDRGLGGTTQVLASEVSFKIVVPFFGGRDDREALAYGMRMAEHPGIMLTVVKFVVPSGKSLRHSHVLSVGLSANKMMENKKTLEEADKSDSHDDRDQEEEDNLILSDFVNSCSNKESMLFEERKVENKRDVVEALKALNKFNLFLVGRMPPMARLVERSDCPELGPVGSFLASSDFSTTASVIVVQQYAPNANLQPLVEEQANNGDSYIEVPDTPMAK, encoded by the exons ATGGCCACAAACACCACATCTACAACGGTTTGCCCCGCACCCATGAAGGCAACCTCGAATGGATCATTCCAAGGTGAAAGTCCCCTGGACTTCGCGCTTCCCTTGGCAATTCTGCAGATATGTTTGGTCGTCGCTCTTACCAGAGTGCTTGCGTTCCTTCTTAGACCTCTCAGACAACCCAGAGTCATTGCTGAGATCATT GGAGGAGTATTGCTGGGACCTTCTGCATTGGGCAGAAACCAGAAATTTCTCCACACGGTTTTCCCTGCTAAGAGCATGACCGTCCTCGACACCCTCGCCAACATTGGCCTCCTCTACTTCTTGTTTCTGGTGGGTCTTGAGCTTGACTTGCGTTCTATTCGTCGCACTGGCAGTAAGGCCTTGGCAATAGCCGTTGCCGGAATCAGCCTTCCTTTTATTCTTGGGATCGGAACATCTTTCGCTCTTCGTTCCACCATATCCAAAGGAGTGCCTCAAGCTCCCTTTCTCGTTTTCATGGGCGTGGCCATGTCCATTACTGCATTTCCCGTTCTTGCTCGTATCCTAGCCGAGCTCAAACTTCTCACCACTGATATTGGCCGCATTGCTATGTCAGCTGCTGCGGTCAATGACGTTGCTGCCTGGATACTCCTCGCGCTTGCTATTGCTCTTTCCGGCTCAAACTCCTCTCCCCTCGTCTCCCTGTGGGTTCTACTCTGTGGTACTGCATTCGTGCTCTTTGCCATCTTTTTCTTGAAACCGGCACTTGCTTTGATGGCTCGCCGCTCTCCTGAGGGCGAGCCCATCAAGGAGCTCTACATATGCATCACGTTGTCCCTGGTGTTGGCTGCGGGATTTGTTACGGACACCATTGGAATACATGCACTTTTTGGGGCTTTTGTGGTGGGAATAGTGGTGCCAAAGGATGGGTCTTTTGGTCGGGTGCTGACAGAGAAGATTGAGGATCTGGTGTCGGGACTTTTCCTGCCACTCTACTTCGCTTCCAGTGGGCTTAAGACGAATGTCGCAACCATAAGCGGAGGGCTTTCATGGGGCTTGCTAGTACTGGTTATATGCACCGCATGCTTTGGAAAGATCCTTGGGACAACGACCATATCGATGATATTCAAGGTGCCATTCAGGGAAGCCTTAACACTTGGATTCCTGATGAACACCAAGGGTTTGGTAGAGCTTATTGTCCTCAACATTGGCAAGGATCGAAAG GTGTTGAACGATCAGACTTTCGCAATCATGGTTATGATGGCGTTGTTCACTACCTTCATCACCACCCCAATAGTGACCGCCATATATAAGCCTGCTCGGAAGGGAGCCCCCTACAAGCACCGGACTGTCCATCGGAAAGACCCGGAAACAGATCTCCGAATGCTGGCTTGCTTCCACAGCACGCGTAACATCCCTACCTTAATCAATCTCATCGAGTCTTCTCGCGGGATCCGTAAGCGAGGACGGCTTTTCATATATGCCATGCACCTGATGGAACTTTCGGAACGATCTTCAGCAATCTCGATGGTTCACAAAGCACGCATCAATGGTCTCCCCTTCTGGAACAACAAACGCGAAGACACAGATCAAATGGTCATTGCATTCGAGGCTTATGGACAGCTCAGTAGCGTAACTGTACGTCCCATGACAGCCATCTCCTCTCTCGACAACATTCACGAGGACATTTGCACAAGTGCGCACCAGAAGCGTGTTGCCATGGTTCTGCTTCCATTTCACAAGCACCAGCGTCTAGATGGAGCCATGGAGTCACTTGGGGGCTCTTTCCATAAGTTGAACGAGCGCGTCCTCCGCCATGCCCCTTGCTCCGTGGGAATTCTGGTTGACCGTGGCCTTGGAGGTACGACACAAGTCTTGGCCAGTGAAGTTTCTTTCAAAATAGTGGTGCCCTTCTTCGGGGGACGCGATGATCGTGAAGCGCTGGCGTATGGGATGAGGATGGCTGAGCACCCGGGGATAATGCTCACTGTCGTGAAATTTGTGGTTCCATCAGGAAAATCACTGAGACATAGTCATGTTCTATCTGTTGGTCTATCCGCCAACAAGATGATGGAGAACAAGAAAACATTAGAAGAAGCCGACAAATCAGACAGTCATGATGATCGAGATCAGGAAGAGGAAGACAATCTCATCTTGTCAGACTTCGTGAACTCATGTAGCAACAAGGAGTCGATGTTGTTCGAGGAAAGGAAGGTTGAAAACAAGAGGGATGTGGTGGAGGCATTAAAAGCCTTGAACAAGTTCAATCTGTTTTTGGTAGGAAGAATGCCGCCAATGGCAAGGTTGGTAGAGAGAAGCGATTGTCCAGAGTTAGGGCCGGTAGGAAGCTTCTTAGCATCATCGGACTTCTCGACCACTGCATCTGTTATAGTTGTTCAACAGTATGCCCCAAATGCAAATCTTCAGCCACTGGTGGAGGAACAAGCCAATAACGGAGACAGTTATATTGAGGTGCCTGATACACCTATGGCAAAATGA